GTTGTTATAGCGGGCCAGCACCTTGCCCATTTCGCCGCCGCCGTTCTCGTAGGGCTGGGCGCTGGTGAAGCCATTCACGTACATCACGTCGGCCGCCACGTCGTATTCCAGCCGCTCAATGTCGTTGCGGTTGGCCGTGTTGAACGGCGCCGGCACGTCCGACACCCGCACGGCAGCGCCGTACTGGGGGTTGCCGTTGCTGTCGAAGCCGTTGAGCGGGGTGCGGAAAATGCCGTCTTCGCCGCCTTCCCAGATGGTACCGTCCCGGTCGGGCCACTGGGCCCAGCCGCCGGTGGCCCGGTTGTGGGTGTAGCACGGAATGGCCGTTTCGCCCTCATTGGCGGGGTCGAAGCGGTACATGGTCAGCGGCTGGTTGTGCATGCCGTTGAGGTACATGTACAGCTTGCCATTAAGCCGCCGCATGATGGTGCCGGCCACATTGTGGCCGAACTGCTCGTAGTTGTTGCGCGGGTCGTTGGGGTACTTGAACGGGTTCATCGTGAAGCCCTTGTAGGTCCACTCCTTGCCGCCGCCGTTCTGGCTGTAGTCCATCGTGAAGTGCTCGTGTTTGGTGTACACGTCCACCCCGTCGGAAGCCGGGTCGGCGTCGGCGTTGTCCACGAAGTGCAGGCAGTGCAGCGCCCAGTTGCGGCTGCCCGTGGCGCTGTAGCTTTCCAGCTCGGTGCCGGCGTCTTGGCGCTGGCCGTACATGCTCACGTAGGTGTTGCCGGCGGCGTCGGCGCCCACGCCCGTGAGGTGGTGAAAGCGCTGGGGCCCCACCAGGCCCGGCGTGGGGCCGGCGTACACGCCGCCCTTCACCCCGAAGCTGGCCGCCGCCGCGGGGCTGCCCGTAATGCCCGTGTACACCTTGATGTTCTGGTCGGGGCCGTTGTCGGCCACCAGCAGGCGCCCGTCCTTGTCGATGGCAATGTCGGCGATGATGCTGCCGCTGGGCAAGGTCACCTGCTGGCTTTGCAGGGCGCCCGTGGTGGAGTAGCGCAGCACTTTGCGGGTGCTGGGCTGGGCCACCCACAGGTAGCCGGCCCCGTCGATGGCCATGCGGCCGGGGTCGGTCAGGCTCCACTCGCGCAGCAAGGCGTGGCTGTCGGTGTTGAACACCTTGATTTTACCGTTGGCATGGTCGCTGGCAAACAGCTCGGTGCCCACAGTGGCCAGGCCGCGCAGGGGCGAGGTGCTGATGTTGAACACCTCGTCGCCGCTGCGCCGCCGGTCGCTGCGGGTGTAGCGCCGGAAGCCCGAGGGGCCCACGCCCTCGAAGGCGTCGCCGGTGCTGGTCGTAATCCACACGTAGGTGTCGTTGCCGGTCACGGCCCCGCCGTCGGCGTGGTGGAAATCGTCCTGGAGCTTGCCCTGGGTGAGGCCGTTTTTGTAGACGCCCGCGGTTTTGTGCGCCTCGTCCCAGCGGCCTATCGTGTACACCGTGCCGTCGGAGGCCGCCCAGATGTCGAAAATCTGCAGCTGCACCCACTTCACGTTGTCGGCATCAGCCGCGTCGAAGCCGCCGGCAATCTTGGTCATCGAGCCCGTGCCGCCAAACGAGTTGCCCAGCCAGGACGTGGTGTACTGCAGGGTCTGGGCCCGGCCCGGCCCAGCCAGCACAACCACCAGAAAAGTAGCCAGCCAGTGTTTAATCCAGTGTTTCATACAGTGTAGAGCGTTGTGCCGGTTGTGGAATCGGCGGTGTGGAAAGGAAAAGGGTCGTCCTGCATGGCCCCGCCAGACGCAGGACCATGAGTTATAAGTAGGTAGATAGGCGGCGG
This region of Hymenobacter sp. YIM 151500-1 genomic DNA includes:
- a CDS encoding RICIN domain-containing protein; the encoded protein is MKHWIKHWLATFLVVVLAGPGRAQTLQYTTSWLGNSFGGTGSMTKIAGGFDAADADNVKWVQLQIFDIWAASDGTVYTIGRWDEAHKTAGVYKNGLTQGKLQDDFHHADGGAVTGNDTYVWITTSTGDAFEGVGPSGFRRYTRSDRRRSGDEVFNISTSPLRGLATVGTELFASDHANGKIKVFNTDSHALLREWSLTDPGRMAIDGAGYLWVAQPSTRKVLRYSTTGALQSQQVTLPSGSIIADIAIDKDGRLLVADNGPDQNIKVYTGITGSPAAAASFGVKGGVYAGPTPGLVGPQRFHHLTGVGADAAGNTYVSMYGQRQDAGTELESYSATGSRNWALHCLHFVDNADADPASDGVDVYTKHEHFTMDYSQNGGGKEWTYKGFTMNPFKYPNDPRNNYEQFGHNVAGTIMRRLNGKLYMYLNGMHNQPLTMYRFDPANEGETAIPCYTHNRATGGWAQWPDRDGTIWEGGEDGIFRTPLNGFDSNGNPQYGAAVRVSDVPAPFNTANRNDIERLEYDVAADVMYVNGFTSAQPYENGGGEMGKVLARYNNWSTGNRTPAWQTVLPSDRTLGGDNIIFPKAMNVEGDYVFVISGKQMEVMVYRKTDGVYIGSMLRPSESGIAQVDIPHAITVRKRANGQYLIFVEEDWFQKVLLYRWTPGTTPTNPTPSNPPAGTLANVPNGTYTLTPECAPNARLDVSGSNTANGTKVQIYADNGGNAQKWVLTQQSDGSYRLTSKLNAGKVLDVKSSGTANGTLVQLYDWNNSNAQKWQLYDVGNGYFKLVPKSSAGKALDVAGMGSANGTQMQLWDDVGNAAQRFRLTPVETVPDGTYTLAPECAPNARLDVPSGNTANGTQLQIYTANGDNAQKWTVQKQPDGSYRLSAKLNGNKVLDVRSSGTANGTAVQLYDWNNSNAQKWTLTDAGNGYFKLAPLSSAGKVLDVAGMGSADGTKMHLWEDLSNAAQRFRFSLAEGSASSAAARTAAATSASPAAASSLSLPAESPTLSAYPNPSPDGRATLRLAARQAQTATVHVRDGRGQLVGLFSVPTKAGQTDFRLPPTLAPGTYYVHAMLDGKAQRFTFRVE